From Pandoraea vervacti, the proteins below share one genomic window:
- a CDS encoding efflux transporter outer membrane subunit produces MTFHFRTLAVAAAFLVAGCTVGPDYRGAPEVASNALRTGGTFAHAGEGVEPHAPGVARWWTALNDPQLTALIDDAIAHSPDIRAAQAKVRQSRASLRSHQADLLPKATVDLATLRTRSPDLGALTGNGGGGGRGPIDLYIAGFDASWEIDLFGGTRRAVEAAGADADAASEDLADAHVQLAAEVAQTYVALRDQQARLALVRDSAKLEGEMLDLTRQRRAGGVASELDVERIFTQVEQTQSRVLPLEADVIESLDQLALLTGRAPGALDDELKTPRALPSVPEKVAIGDPSALLQARPDIRAAERRLASQNAQIGVQTANWFPKLSIMGELGYSALDPGHLVRKDNFSWMTLPRLQWNVLDFGRVQAGVDGAKAGRDQAQAKYESAVLTALRDADVALARYGHQRENVYRLRSVEGSASRAATLTRQRYRAGTASTLDWLDAERTRFSAEQDRIAGDAQLLKSFVTLQKALGLGWQTESTGSTGSTGSTGSTESKTG; encoded by the coding sequence ATGACTTTTCATTTCAGAACGCTGGCCGTTGCGGCCGCTTTTCTCGTTGCAGGCTGCACCGTCGGCCCCGACTATCGCGGCGCGCCCGAGGTTGCGAGCAACGCCCTTCGCACCGGAGGCACGTTTGCCCACGCGGGTGAAGGCGTCGAGCCGCACGCGCCCGGTGTCGCACGCTGGTGGACGGCACTGAACGATCCGCAACTCACTGCACTGATCGACGACGCCATCGCCCACAGCCCGGATATTCGTGCGGCGCAGGCGAAGGTGCGTCAGTCGCGAGCGAGCCTGCGCAGCCATCAGGCCGATCTGCTGCCGAAGGCGACCGTCGACCTTGCCACCCTGCGCACGCGCTCGCCCGATCTCGGGGCACTGACCGGCAATGGCGGCGGCGGTGGGCGCGGCCCGATCGACCTTTACATCGCGGGTTTCGACGCGAGCTGGGAAATCGATCTGTTCGGCGGCACGCGTCGAGCGGTCGAAGCGGCGGGCGCGGATGCCGACGCCGCCTCCGAAGATCTGGCCGATGCCCACGTGCAACTGGCCGCCGAAGTGGCACAGACCTATGTCGCGCTGCGCGATCAGCAGGCCCGCCTTGCGCTGGTGCGCGACTCGGCGAAACTGGAAGGCGAAATGCTCGACCTGACGCGCCAACGACGTGCAGGCGGCGTCGCCTCGGAACTGGATGTGGAGCGAATCTTCACGCAAGTCGAACAAACGCAGTCGCGCGTGCTGCCACTGGAGGCAGACGTCATCGAATCGCTCGATCAGTTGGCGCTGCTTACCGGCCGCGCACCGGGAGCATTGGACGACGAACTCAAGACACCGAGGGCGCTGCCGAGCGTGCCCGAGAAGGTCGCCATCGGCGATCCGTCTGCGTTGCTGCAAGCCCGGCCGGACATTCGGGCGGCCGAGCGGCGCCTGGCTTCGCAGAACGCACAAATCGGCGTGCAGACGGCAAACTGGTTTCCCAAGCTCTCGATCATGGGCGAGCTCGGCTATTCGGCGCTGGACCCCGGCCATCTCGTGCGCAAGGACAACTTCAGTTGGATGACGTTGCCGCGACTGCAATGGAACGTACTCGACTTCGGCCGTGTGCAGGCTGGCGTAGACGGTGCGAAAGCAGGCCGCGATCAGGCGCAGGCGAAGTACGAAAGTGCGGTACTCACCGCGCTGCGCGATGCCGACGTGGCGCTTGCCCGTTACGGACATCAGCGCGAGAACGTCTATCGTCTGCGCAGCGTGGAGGGCTCCGCATCGCGCGCAGCGACGTTGACGCGTCAACGCTATCGCGCAGGCACGGCCAGCACGCTCGACTGGCTCGATGCCGAACGCACGCGCTTTTCGGCCGAGCAGGACCGCATCGCCGGCGACGCCCAGTTGCTCAAGTCGTTCGTGACGCTGCAAAAGGCGCTGGGCCTGGGATGGCAGACGGAGTCAACCGGCTCGACCGGCTCAACCGGCTCAACCGGGTCAACTGAGTCGAAGACAGGTTGA
- the pdxH gene encoding pyridoxamine 5'-phosphate oxidase, translated as MTQTLSLADLRKNYALGSLSETDVASSPFDQFRLWFEQALTAQLAEPNAMTLATVTPEGRPDARIVLIKGVDERGFTFFTNYESRKGQELAATPYGCLLFHWIELERQVRIEGRVEKVSAEESDAYYHSRPVGSRLGAWASVQSAEVADRTIIEQREAEFRRQFGDAPPRPPHWGGYRLVPDAIEFWQGRESRLHDRIKFFRLADGAWRVARLSP; from the coding sequence GTGACTCAGACGCTTTCTCTCGCGGACCTGCGCAAAAACTACGCCCTCGGCTCCCTTTCCGAGACCGACGTGGCGTCCAGCCCGTTCGACCAATTCCGACTCTGGTTTGAGCAAGCGCTCACGGCCCAACTGGCCGAGCCGAACGCGATGACGCTCGCCACCGTCACGCCTGAGGGCCGCCCGGATGCGCGTATCGTGCTGATCAAGGGCGTGGACGAGCGCGGCTTCACGTTCTTCACGAATTACGAATCGCGCAAGGGGCAGGAACTGGCGGCAACGCCCTACGGCTGCCTGCTGTTTCACTGGATCGAGCTCGAGCGTCAGGTGCGCATCGAGGGGCGTGTCGAGAAAGTGAGTGCAGAGGAAAGCGACGCCTATTACCACTCGCGCCCGGTAGGCTCCCGTCTGGGCGCCTGGGCCTCGGTGCAAAGCGCCGAAGTGGCGGACCGAACCATCATCGAGCAACGCGAAGCGGAGTTCCGGCGCCAGTTTGGCGACGCCCCGCCGCGCCCGCCACACTGGGGTGGCTACCGGCTCGTGCCGGATGCCATCGAGTTCTGGCAGGGTCGCGAATCGCGCCTGCACGATCGCATCAAATTTTTCCGGCTTGCCGATGGCGCCTGGCGCGTTGCGCGCCTGTCCCCCTGA
- a CDS encoding SAM-dependent methyltransferase gives MLWEKKLENWVSGVKTSSNLPIRLALWNGQQYDFGAFDNPSVTLRINGPAAMTRLLSPSLDNLGEAYVKGEIDVEGKLADVIDMSYALAGSSLTTIGPLERAVRHFNHSKKSDKRSIEFHYDVSNEFYQLWLDKNMVYSCAYFENGDEDLDTAQEKKIDHILTKIGLRPGQTLLDIGCGWGALVIRAAQKFGAKCVGVTLSQNQFDLATERVRKLGLEDKIEIRIQDYRDVEGQFDRITSVGMFEHVGRKHLKDYFAKMASLLKDDGVAMNHGITSTDPDSGETAMGGGEFIDKYVFPNGELPHISLALESMQRGGLEASDVESLRRHYARTLTLWSERFEAHAPRLRELAGEERFRVWRVYLAGCAYAFEHDHVSIYQIVCRKAGQSAKQLPWSRRYMYENR, from the coding sequence ATGTTGTGGGAGAAAAAACTCGAAAACTGGGTAAGCGGTGTCAAGACATCGTCGAACCTGCCCATCCGCCTCGCGCTCTGGAATGGACAGCAATACGATTTCGGCGCCTTCGACAATCCCAGCGTAACGTTGCGCATCAACGGCCCTGCGGCCATGACGCGCCTGCTCAGTCCCAGCCTCGATAATCTCGGCGAGGCGTACGTGAAGGGCGAAATCGACGTCGAGGGCAAGCTCGCCGACGTCATCGACATGAGCTATGCGCTCGCCGGTAGCAGTCTGACGACTATCGGCCCGCTGGAGCGTGCCGTGCGCCACTTCAATCACAGCAAGAAGTCCGACAAACGCTCGATCGAGTTTCACTACGACGTGTCGAACGAGTTCTACCAGCTCTGGCTGGACAAGAACATGGTCTATTCGTGTGCCTATTTCGAGAATGGCGACGAAGATCTCGATACGGCGCAAGAGAAGAAGATCGATCACATCCTCACGAAGATCGGCCTTCGCCCCGGGCAGACATTGCTCGATATCGGCTGCGGCTGGGGTGCGCTGGTCATTCGCGCCGCGCAGAAATTCGGCGCGAAGTGTGTGGGCGTCACGCTCTCGCAGAACCAGTTCGATCTGGCCACCGAGCGGGTCCGCAAGCTCGGACTGGAAGACAAGATCGAGATTCGCATTCAGGATTACCGCGACGTCGAAGGTCAGTTCGACCGTATCACGAGCGTCGGCATGTTCGAGCACGTGGGCCGCAAGCATCTGAAGGACTACTTCGCAAAGATGGCGTCGCTGCTCAAGGACGACGGCGTGGCCATGAACCATGGCATCACGTCGACCGATCCGGATAGCGGCGAGACGGCGATGGGCGGCGGTGAATTCATCGACAAGTACGTGTTCCCGAACGGCGAATTGCCGCACATCAGCCTGGCGCTGGAGTCGATGCAACGCGGCGGACTGGAGGCGAGCGACGTCGAAAGCCTGCGTCGTCACTATGCGCGCACGCTCACGCTCTGGTCGGAGCGCTTCGAAGCCCATGCCCCGCGTCTGCGCGAGCTGGCCGGCGAAGAGCGCTTCCGCGTATGGCGCGTGTATCTCGCCGGTTGCGCGTATGCGTTCGAGCACG
- the tcdA gene encoding tRNA cyclic N6-threonylcarbamoyladenosine(37) synthase TcdA, whose product MNSTPSIVVAPVPATPSEVDYDANRRFGGLARLYGDDGLARLREAHVAVIGIGGVGSWVAEALARSAVGRLTLIDLDNVAESNTNRQVHALDGNYGKPKVAAMAERIVAINPGCQLTLVEDFVELENLDALLAGGFDWVVDAIDSVRVKTALIAWSVAHKQRLITVGGAGGQIDPTRIRIDDLARTIQDPLLAKVRAQLRKQHGFVRGPKAKFNVPAVYSDEPLHYPEAACAPGEAPEAAAGPQGLNCAGFGSSMCVTATFGMAAAAHVLKQVTKVGR is encoded by the coding sequence ATGAACAGTACCCCGTCGATCGTTGTTGCTCCGGTGCCTGCCACGCCATCGGAGGTGGATTATGACGCGAACCGCCGTTTCGGCGGTCTCGCGCGTTTGTACGGTGACGACGGTCTCGCGCGTTTGCGTGAAGCCCACGTGGCCGTCATCGGTATCGGCGGCGTAGGTTCGTGGGTGGCCGAAGCGCTGGCGCGAAGCGCCGTGGGACGGCTCACACTCATCGATCTCGATAACGTCGCCGAAAGCAATACCAATCGTCAGGTGCATGCCCTCGATGGCAACTACGGCAAACCGAAAGTTGCCGCGATGGCCGAACGCATCGTGGCCATCAATCCCGGTTGCCAGCTTACGCTCGTCGAGGACTTCGTAGAACTCGAAAATCTCGACGCCCTGTTGGCCGGCGGCTTCGACTGGGTGGTCGACGCCATCGACAGCGTTCGGGTGAAGACGGCGCTCATCGCATGGAGCGTGGCGCACAAGCAGCGCCTGATCACCGTTGGCGGTGCGGGCGGTCAGATCGATCCGACACGGATTCGTATCGATGATCTCGCCCGCACGATTCAGGATCCGCTGCTTGCGAAAGTGCGTGCGCAATTACGCAAGCAACATGGTTTTGTCCGTGGCCCGAAAGCCAAGTTCAACGTGCCGGCCGTGTACTCGGACGAACCTTTGCACTATCCGGAAGCGGCGTGCGCGCCGGGGGAAGCGCCCGAAGCCGCTGCGGGCCCACAAGGTCTGAATTGCGCCGGTTTCGGCTCGAGCATGTGTGTCACAGCGACATTCGGCATGGCAGCCGCCGCTCACGTTTTAAAGCAGGTAACGAAGGTCGGACGTTGA
- a CDS encoding AMP-binding protein — protein sequence MEKVWLKSYPPGVPAEIDVNTYRSLNDLFLQSCQKFANRPSFTNLGVTLTFAELERKSRDFAAYLQSLPGLQRGSRVAIMSPNLLQYPVAVFGILRAGMVVVNVNPLYTAGELEHQLKDADCAAILVIENFAATLQKALPNTPVKHVITTAIGDLVPAPKRWIVNYVVRHVKKMVPQWNIPHAVPMRTALALGARAKLQEAQLGHDDIAFLQYTGGTTGVAKGAMLTHRNMIANMLQARAWIGSGLEEGKEIIVTALPLYHIFCLTANCLVFLQLGALNLLITNPRDMPGFVKELGKWKFTFMTGVNTLFNGLLNTPGFDQLDFSALKCALGGGAAVQRAVAERWQKVTGHPLIEAYGLTETSPAVCINPLGSEFNGSIGLPISSTEVSIRNDANEALGFGEEGEICVRGPQVMKGYWNRPDETAKTITPDGWLRTGDIGTMDDQGYVRITDRKKDMIIVSGFNVYPNEVESVLAMCPGVLESAVVGVPSERTGEAVKAVIVKKSPDLNEKAIIDFCRQHLTNYKVPHVIEFRTELPKTPVGKVLRRELR from the coding sequence ATGGAAAAAGTCTGGCTCAAGAGCTATCCGCCCGGCGTGCCGGCCGAGATCGACGTCAACACGTATCGTTCGCTGAACGACCTGTTCCTGCAAAGCTGCCAGAAGTTCGCGAACCGTCCGTCGTTCACCAATCTGGGTGTCACGCTGACCTTCGCCGAGCTCGAACGTAAGTCGCGTGACTTCGCCGCGTATCTGCAAAGTTTGCCCGGTTTGCAACGCGGTTCGCGTGTTGCAATCATGTCACCGAACCTGCTGCAATATCCGGTTGCCGTGTTCGGCATTCTGCGCGCAGGGATGGTCGTCGTGAACGTCAATCCGCTATATACGGCGGGCGAACTCGAACACCAGTTAAAGGATGCGGACTGCGCGGCGATTCTCGTGATCGAGAACTTCGCCGCCACGCTGCAAAAGGCGCTGCCCAATACGCCGGTCAAGCATGTCATCACGACGGCGATCGGCGATCTGGTCCCCGCGCCGAAGCGCTGGATCGTGAACTACGTCGTGCGTCACGTGAAGAAGATGGTGCCGCAGTGGAACATCCCGCACGCGGTACCGATGCGCACCGCCCTGGCGCTGGGCGCGCGCGCGAAGTTGCAGGAAGCACAACTGGGGCACGACGACATCGCGTTCCTGCAATACACCGGCGGCACCACGGGCGTGGCCAAGGGCGCCATGCTCACGCATCGCAACATGATCGCGAATATGCTGCAGGCGCGGGCATGGATCGGCTCGGGACTCGAAGAAGGCAAGGAGATCATCGTTACGGCGTTGCCGCTGTATCACATCTTCTGTCTGACGGCGAACTGCCTGGTCTTTCTCCAACTCGGCGCCCTCAATCTGCTCATCACCAATCCGCGCGACATGCCGGGCTTCGTGAAGGAACTGGGCAAGTGGAAGTTCACGTTCATGACAGGGGTGAACACGCTCTTCAACGGACTGCTCAATACGCCGGGATTCGACCAGCTCGATTTCAGTGCGCTCAAGTGTGCGCTGGGCGGCGGCGCCGCCGTGCAACGTGCTGTGGCCGAGCGCTGGCAGAAGGTTACCGGGCATCCGCTGATCGAAGCCTACGGCCTGACCGAGACGTCGCCCGCCGTGTGTATCAACCCGCTGGGCAGCGAGTTCAACGGCTCCATCGGGCTGCCGATTTCGTCGACGGAAGTCAGCATCCGCAACGATGCCAACGAAGCGCTGGGCTTTGGTGAGGAAGGCGAAATCTGTGTCCGCGGCCCGCAAGTCATGAAGGGCTACTGGAACCGTCCCGACGAGACCGCCAAGACCATCACGCCGGACGGCTGGCTTCGCACCGGCGACATCGGCACCATGGACGACCAGGGTTACGTGCGCATCACCGACCGCAAAAAGGACATGATCATCGTGTCCGGCTTCAACGTCTATCCGAACGAAGTCGAGAGCGTGCTCGCGATGTGTCCGGGCGTGCTCGAATCCGCCGTGGTGGGCGTGCCGAGCGAGCGCACCGGTGAAGCGGTCAAGGCAGTCATCGTGAAGAAGTCGCCGGATCTCAACGAGAAGGCCATCATCGACTTCTGCCGCCAGCATCTGACGAACTACAAGGTGCCGCACGTGATCGAGTTCCGCACCGAGCTGCCCAAGACGCCGGTCGGCAAGGTGTTGCGCCGCGAATTGCGGTAA
- a CDS encoding AsmA family protein, producing the protein MMRWVTSLKWLAITIVAIVLAFAAFITWFDWNYARPFINREVSTATGRPFEIRGDLSLHWLAPNAQAPGLGRWLPRPRLIANDIVLGNVAWSDAPNMISVGRLTFSLEWLPLLEKHVVLPEVALSAPKVIVEQRADGQNNWTFTKGDGKPSPWKLRIGRLILEDGVIRANLVPQQLDLSANIATIDGQAPYGIGVTLKGTFRKVAVTGKARAGDVLSLEDAGEPYPLDASVRIGRTQIAANGTFTNPATLSALDMHLRLAGPTMADLYPITGVLLPETPSYETNGHLLHTAGVWRYERFQGKVGQSDLSGTLVFRQRAPRNVLQGAVVSNQLRLADLGPAIGGQNPSGGSDLSGKPKAPPSDKVLPVDPFKTDRWRAIDADVQFTGRKIIRDKSLPIDNLVTHLVLDDGVLSLRPLEFGVAGGRITSTLVLNGQTEPMKVDSQVSLRHLKMKQLLPEVDLMKTSVGEVNGDAALTATGNSIAALAGSSNGEIKTLIDRGSVSKLLLQYMGLNVGNIVLTKLFGDKQVEMRCAAADFAVRDGVMDTRTFVIDTDDTSIGVTGQVDLKREHFNLTIRPEPKHFGLLSLRSPLYVKGTFKHPDVGVNVPTLVARAGGAVALGVLAPYTALVPLLELGPGKDSPCGELLASLQHPPSRNPATVKPVPDANGTGAGTGQGPASGATGRASRPAAAAAASGVDHGREKP; encoded by the coding sequence ATGATGCGATGGGTAACGTCCTTGAAATGGCTGGCGATCACGATAGTCGCCATCGTGCTGGCATTCGCGGCGTTCATCACGTGGTTTGACTGGAACTACGCCCGGCCCTTCATTAACCGGGAAGTGAGCACCGCGACTGGGCGCCCCTTCGAAATTCGGGGCGACCTCTCGCTGCACTGGCTGGCCCCGAATGCACAGGCCCCAGGTCTGGGGCGCTGGCTACCGCGGCCTCGCCTGATCGCGAATGATATCGTGTTAGGCAACGTCGCGTGGAGCGATGCGCCGAACATGATCTCGGTCGGCCGGCTCACCTTCTCGCTCGAATGGCTGCCGTTGCTCGAAAAGCACGTCGTCTTGCCCGAAGTCGCACTGTCCGCGCCGAAGGTGATCGTCGAGCAACGGGCCGACGGACAAAACAACTGGACGTTTACCAAGGGCGACGGCAAGCCATCGCCCTGGAAGCTGCGCATCGGTCGTCTGATCCTCGAAGACGGTGTGATACGCGCGAATCTCGTGCCGCAGCAACTGGACCTGAGCGCCAACATCGCCACGATCGACGGTCAGGCGCCGTATGGCATTGGCGTCACGCTCAAGGGCACGTTCCGAAAAGTCGCTGTCACGGGCAAGGCGCGCGCAGGCGATGTGCTCTCGCTGGAAGACGCCGGTGAGCCCTATCCGCTTGACGCGAGCGTGCGCATCGGGCGCACGCAGATCGCCGCAAACGGCACGTTCACGAATCCGGCGACGCTCTCGGCCCTCGACATGCATCTGCGTCTGGCCGGCCCGACCATGGCCGACCTGTATCCGATCACCGGGGTGCTGTTGCCGGAAACCCCTTCCTACGAGACCAACGGCCATCTGTTGCACACGGCGGGCGTGTGGCGCTACGAGCGCTTCCAGGGCAAGGTTGGTCAAAGCGATCTGTCGGGCACACTCGTCTTCCGTCAGCGAGCCCCGCGCAACGTTTTGCAAGGCGCCGTCGTATCGAATCAGTTGCGGCTCGCCGATCTCGGCCCGGCCATTGGCGGCCAGAATCCGTCCGGCGGCAGCGATCTGTCGGGCAAGCCGAAAGCGCCGCCGTCCGACAAGGTCTTGCCGGTCGATCCGTTCAAGACCGACCGCTGGCGAGCCATCGACGCGGACGTGCAATTCACGGGCCGCAAGATCATCAGGGACAAGAGTTTGCCGATCGACAATCTCGTCACCCACCTCGTGCTCGACGACGGCGTGCTTTCGTTGCGTCCACTGGAATTCGGCGTGGCAGGCGGGCGCATCACGTCGACACTGGTGCTCAACGGGCAGACCGAACCGATGAAGGTCGACTCGCAGGTCTCGCTGCGACACCTGAAGATGAAGCAATTGCTGCCCGAAGTCGACCTGATGAAGACGAGCGTGGGCGAAGTCAATGGCGACGCGGCGCTCACCGCGACCGGCAACTCGATTGCCGCGCTGGCGGGCTCGTCCAACGGCGAGATCAAGACACTGATCGACCGGGGATCCGTGAGCAAGCTGCTGCTGCAATACATGGGGCTGAACGTGGGCAACATCGTGCTGACCAAGCTCTTTGGCGACAAGCAGGTCGAGATGCGCTGCGCAGCGGCGGATTTTGCGGTGCGCGACGGGGTCATGGATACCCGCACGTTCGTGATCGACACCGACGATACGAGCATTGGCGTGACCGGTCAGGTCGATCTCAAGCGAGAGCATTTCAACCTGACCATCCGCCCGGAGCCGAAGCACTTCGGCCTGCTCTCCTTGCGCTCGCCGCTGTATGTGAAGGGAACGTTCAAGCACCCGGACGTGGGCGTGAACGTACCGACCCTCGTCGCGCGCGCGGGCGGCGCGGTAGCCCTGGGCGTGCTCGCTCCGTACACCGCGCTCGTGCCGCTGCTCGAACTGGGTCCCGGCAAGGACAGCCCGTGTGGCGAGCTGCTCGCTAGCCTGCAACATCCGCCGAGCCGCAACCCGGCCACTGTCAAACCCGTGCCGGACGCCAACGGCACGGGCGCCGGTACCGGCCAAGGCCCCGCCTCCGGCGCCACGGGACGCGCGAGCCGGCCCGCAGCGGCCGCAGCAGCATCGGGCGTCGACCACGGCCGCGAAAAACCCTGA